TCGTGAACAGCATTGAAGCTAGGGGTAGGATTTTCGATGCCCACCCTGTTGTGCACGGCATCAGCCGTCAGGAACAGGTCCCATTTGCCAGCTTTCTGCCCCATCACGGCCGCAGGCTGCAGGTAATCGCGTGCACCACCATAAAGGCTGACGCCATAGCCAGGGTCCTTGGCACCTGTGCGGGTGTCAATTTCAATCACGCCAGCTTGCCTGAAGCCATATTGGGCAGGCAGGGCGCCATCTGTCAGGCTCAGGCTGTGGGCGAAACGGGTCGTCAACGCCTGGCTGAACATGCTGACACCATCTGGCAACGCCACACCATTGATGCGGTACTGCACATTGCCATGGTCGCCACGAATGTGCAGTTGCCCGAAACTGTCCTGCACCACACCTGGCGCCTGAAGCAACACGGTGCTGACGCTGGCATTGGCCCCGCCAGGGATGGCTGCTAACGCGGTGGGGGAGAAAAACGTTTTGGTGGCGCCGTCCATCTGCACTGGTTGGCGGGCCTGCAAACGCCCCGTCTTGATGATGATGTGCTCTGCCCGTGCCGCTTCCTTGGGGGCAGATTTCGCTTTGGCATCATGGAAATGGTTCTGGCCTGAGGGCAAGGGGTTTTCCCCACGCTGAACCACCCCTTGGGCGCTGGCTTGGGCTGGGGTGTGGCAAAGGCAACCTACCAAACACCCTGTCGCCGTGCCCACCACCAGGCGCCGCACCCTGGCCATGCCCTCTTGGCAAGCCGCTTTGCCTGAGATGCGCCTGCAGCTGCTTTTCCCCAAGTCATGATGGGCCCCAAACCGTGTTGAACAGACATGGCTGGATAAGTGATGGAGATATGGGGGGCGTTTCATGGTCTGTTCTCATGCCAGCGGGCCACAGGTTTCGTTACGTTATAATATAACGTTACAAAATTGAACAGATACGCTGCCAACACCACCTTCAAACAGCTGCGAAGGCCCTAAATCCCTGAAAAAACACCACTCTTTCCTGACCTTGCTTCCCAGGGCCAGTATGGCCTGGTTTTATGGTCACGCTTCCGCGTTGCCCTGGCCTTTTCCTGGCTTGAAGGAACGCCTTTGCTGGAGGAACCACCATGCTTGCCCAGCCCAGACCCGCACTGCCTCTCTCTGGGAGACGTTTTGCCCTGTCCACAGGGCTGAGAATGGCAGCCCTGCTAGGCTTGGCGTTTTTACCCCGCGCAGCACAGGCTGTAGATGGTGGGGGACCCTCAGTCACACCTGCTGAATCCCCAGTCACCATGCGCGCTGAGGTTTGGCGGGCCATTCTGCCCACCGCGCAGGCCCGGACACACCTGCACAACGTCCTGGCACGCCAGGACGGCCAGCCTGTGCAGCTTCTAGAACTGAAAAAGGCTTTTCACTTGATGGAATGGGGGCAAGCCTCCGCGCCAGCTACCAATGACACCTTGGCCAACATCCAACATCACACCCCCTGGCCACCCAATATCCTTTTCCTGCAAGGCATGGGGGGGACGCTTGGCGACCCTCTACGCAGCTACGCCACGTACCAGAATGTCGCCAACACCCCCATGAACCAACGCATGACGGCCTATGACCTCATCGTTCGCCCTGGAGCACGCCATGGCAGTGCCCCCCTGCCTGCCTGCCCAGCGCCAGGGCGCCTGTTCACTGTCAGCGGCGATTACCGTTCCCTGATTGATTCAGACGCCGCTACAGCCATGCGCATCGTGGACAGCGTTGCCCACACAGACCGTGCCCATTCAGTGCATGTGGCCCAAGGCGGCATTGCACTTGATGAGCCCTCCAGCCAGAACACGCTTTGCGTGGCACCTGGCCAGACCAAATGGTTTATCGCCACACCAGACACGCGGCGCAGTGCCCGTGCCCTCAGCCATCCCGTTACGTCAGCCACACGCGGCGATGTCATGGTGGTGGCACTGCACTTTTTGCTGCCTCCTGGAACGCCCCCTACCGCTGGCACACCTAACCAGTAAAGGGTTCCTTAACGTAAAGTGCTACTATGCAGCCCCCTGTGCCGAAATACTCCACCAACCGCAATGCAGGGGGGACAGGTGGGGCGATTGGTGGCGCCTTCGCAGGCCACGTCATCAGCAACCGCCCCCCTGGCGCCAGCTCCCCGGCGCGCTTGGTGAGGAAAAACTCCGCGCGCGCTGCCTCAGCCACGCTCAGCGCTACCCAACCCAGATGCACGCTGTCCTTTTGCCACAGCTCCTCTTCAGCGGAACCCACCAACTGGCCCCCCATCAAACGGCCACGCGCCCCTTGGGCATGGTTTGCAAGGATGGCCACGGTTTCAAGCAGAGCTTGACACCATGCCCCACCACCACGCCTGCCGAGCAAAACCAATGGCCTGTCTGGAGCAAGCCCCTTCAGCAAAACGTCCAGCAAGGGTTGCAATCCTTCCAGGTCCAGGGAATGGGACAAGGCGCTGTAATCGGCCAGCACAACCGGCGCCCCTGGCCACGCACCCTCCAGCAGGCTTTGCTTAAGCATGGCCTGGGCTGTTGCCGCCAAAGCCCCAGCCAGTTGCGCATGGTCTATCAAAAACGGAAATCCAGCGTTGAATAAAGCCAAGCGTCATCATGAAAACCGGCGCGCCGCATGCCTTTGCTCATGCGGACGTCACCACCAAATATCAGAAACTTAACATGCTGGCCCAGCTGGATGTCAGCCTCCAGCTGGGGGTCAAAGCCAATGTAGCGCCCTGCCTTGTGTAGCAAAATGGGATCGGCTGGCAGGGCGTAAGGCCCAAACGCACTCACCAAGCCGCCGCTCTTGTGCTGGCGCCACATGAAGGGCAGGCGGGCGCGCAGCGATATCCAGGAGGTTGGCACCGTGCTCAACAAAGGGGCGAGGTAATACATGTTGGAGCGGCCGAAATTGCCGCCTGCGTCAATCAATGTACCAGAGGGAGAAAAGGGCGCCTCAAAATCAGTCACCGCGCCATTGCGGCGCTGGCGCCCACCTGAATAGAGCTCAGCGGCACCACCGACAAAGCTGTGCCAAGGGGCCCAGGCTGGGCGCCAATCAGCCATGATGCGCGCGCCGTAAGCATGGACGGGGCGCCGCTGGCCGTTCTCCCCCTTGTAGGAGCCACGCTGCATCACAGCACCCATGTCCAGTTCCCACTCCTTGGCGGAGGTGTACCAGCGCAGGGCCAGGTTCTGGCGCATCTGCTCCCCGGCGCCGCTGCCCTGAGCCTTGGCCCAGGTGCCGTCATAATGGAAGCCCAACCAGTATAAATACAGGAAAGAGCGTATGTTTTGGGTCTTGGGCAACATGCGCGGCAATGCCCAGCCACCCGTAATGCCGTAAAGGTCGAGCTTGGGGTCAAAGGCGCCCCCAAAAACATGGTTGCGGCTGTTGGGGTTGAGCTTCGTTTTGATGAAGTCGTAAAAATCCAGCCTAAAACTGTTCCACATCATGTAATAGCGCCCACCATTCCATGATTGCGGAATGCCAGGATAGACACCTTCGTAAAGCAGCCAGGACGGCGCATCCAAAAACTGCTGCCGCCCTAGCATCAGGCCTGTTTTGGCGCCAAGCATGTTCCATTTTATTTCAGCAAACAGCTGCTGCACATCCAGCGTTTGGCGGTACGCCGCGCTGTAGCCGTAATAATTCCAACCACCGGCGTCAGCGTTGGAGAGCTGCCCAAACACCCTGAAATGTGGCCCAAAATGGAAGTCCGCCCCCAACAGGTTGCGCACATAAAACTGCCCTGCCCCCTGGTGGCCCACATGGCCCAGTAAGGGTTGGCTTTGGTACCAGTTGTTCAGGCGCGACTCACCTGAAAATGTCACCCAGCTGTTGCATTGCCCCCCCAAGCCAAGGTCAACATATTTCAAAGGGTCGAGAAGGTCCTTGCGATTTTTGGGGTTGCACAGGCGCGACCAGTCCTCAGCCCAAGGGGAAACGCCATAAGTACCCACAGGGCCAAAACCCGCGAACTCCCCATCGCCGAAATTGAACGCTCCCCAATTGCCTTGGTGGCGGTTGGGGGAACGCCTGTTCTGTTCCTCCGTCACCTGCATGGGCTGCCCAGACATGCCCGTCAGCGGGTAAAGCTCCACCTCAGCTGGCCGTTCCGAAGGGGGCAGTTCCGGCATCACGGGGGGCATGGCTGAGCGCTTGTGGGGATGGACGAACATCACCTCCGTTTCGTCCTTGGCAGGCTGGGCCGCCGCTGCCTGCGCTTTCAGGCGCTCCGCCTTGGCGGCTGCCTCCTCCTCAGCGATTTCGCGCTTTTCCATGGCGCGGTCGCGGGCGATGTCGGCTTCGGCCTCCTCTTGCTCCTCCTCTTCCTCAACTTCCGCCACGCCGTGCTCGGCATTGTGGGGGCGCGCTGCGGTCGCGGGCATGTTCTCAGGCAAAGCCCCCACCCCCCAATGGGCATCCGGCAAAGGCTTTTCACCACCAGGGCCACCTAAAAGGGGGACAGGACCCTTGTGGCCATCAACATCATGGCCACTCAAGCGCAGCACATCTGGGCCCACATGGCTGCCAACGGCATGGGGGGTTTTGATGTCATGCCTGACCGCACTCCAAAGGGGGGAGGCGTCTGGCGTTTTATCAGCGCTGACACGGGGTGCAGCTGGGTAACCACTAAGCACGCTGCCAACAGCTGCGGACTGGGCCAGCGCTGGGGGGACGCAGGCCAGGCCCAGCAACGCCACGCCCACATAAGGCAGAACGCAGAGGCAGGGCCGCAAAGCCGCCTTCAGCCCTTTGCCGCACCCGCACTTTTTCATAGCGCCCCAACCTTGCATTCAGCCAAGGAGACCCCGTTCAACTGCTTGTGCTTGCCCAGTTTCAGAGCCCCCCCGCTGCCAGCCATGTATCACAGTGTTTCATTCGGGTTTCCCCACCCCATAAACCGGTGGTGGGCGCTTTAGGCTGGGGGCGTTTTGAACAGCCCCAAGACCAATTGGTCACCTCTTTGTCCAGGCATGGACGAAAGCGCCCGCCCCCTCAAGCCCATCCCAGGTCTGTCAGCATTTTTTCACGTTAAAACCTTTTTCATGGCTTGCCATGCGCCATAGGGTGACAAAGCCAGAACAAGTTTGGCTGAAAAAGCTTTGCAAAAAGGAAGACATTAATTAAATGAGTTAGAACTCACTTTAAGTGATGTCCCTTTATGAAAGTTCCCTTCATGACCTCTTCCACTCCCCAAGCCAGCTTCAATCCTCCCCCAACCACCAACACTGATCCACTGCCAGCTGGCGTCACGCGCAAAGCGGTCACCTACCCCAATTTCAACGGCTTGATGACCGCAGCAAACCTTTACCTGCCGCCCAACTTTGAGGAGATGGGCTCTTACCCGGCCCTGGTCATCGGTGGCCCCATGGGCGCCTGCAAGGAACAGTCTGGGGGCCTTTACGCTGCCAAGCTGGCGGCAGGCTACGTCACCCTCACTTGGGACCCGCTTTTCCAAGGCCTAAGCCAAGGTGAACCCCGCCACCAGGAAATCCCGTTCTTCCGCGTGGCTGACTTCACCTATGCCATCGACTACCTGGAAATGCTGCCTTACGTAGCCGCCGACCGCCTGGGCGCACTGGGCATTTGCGCCAGCGGTGGCTACGTGGCCAACGCTGCCTTAACGGAACGCCGCATCAAGGCCGTGGGCACGGTTTCAGGCGCCAACCTTGGCCGCGTTCTGCGCGAAGGCAATTTGACGCCAAGCTGGGCCCTGACGATGTTGGACAAGATCGCTGTCGACAACACAGCCATAGCCCAGAACGGCGGCCAACCCCGCGCCCAAGACATCGTCCCCATCGTCCCCCCCTCCGTTGAGGCAGCCAAGGAGCAGGGCATGGGAGACATCGACTGGGTTCAGGCCAGCGCCTATTACCGCCAGCCACCCCACATGGCTGCTGGCTCCCCCAACAAGCTCCTGCTGATCTCGACGCGCTCCGCCTATGGCTGGGACGCCTTCCACCTGGCGGATCATTTGCTGACCCAGCCCCTGCACATCATCGTTGGGGGCGTGCCCGGCCTCATCGGTTCTTACCGTGATGGCTTCACCTTGCTTGACAAGGCCGCCAGCAAAGAACGCGCCATCACGGTCATGCCAGGGGTCACCCATGTGGATCTGTACTGGAAGGAGCCTTGCATCAGTGACGCAGTCAAGGAACTGGCCAGCTTCTTCAACCAGCACCTTTCCCTGGGGGCCTCCTTGGTGGAAACAGTGGAGAAGTTGTTCTGAACCCTTCAACAAGCCCAAACCCCGCGCTACGCTGGCGGTTTGGGCCTTGGTGGCCAATTGGCTATAAGGCTTTCTGGTTCAAAGCGAAGGCAAAAAGGCAGGGAACAAGCCATGGCGCGCCCACGCGACCCCCAGAAAGCCACCACCATCCTGACCCAGGCCGTGGAAGTAGTGGCCCAACAGGGCGTCACCGCATCCACCAGCACCATCGCCCGCAAAGCAGGCGTGGCTGAAGGCACGCTGTTTCGTTACTTCCCCACCAAGGACGACTTGCTGAACGCGCTCTACGTACATTTAGCAGGGGAGGCACGCGCCCACATCACCAGCCGCCCAGGCCAGGGGGCGCGCCAGAACCTGCGCCAAGCCTGGGATGACTACATAGCCTGGGGGTTGGGCAACCTTCATGCCTCCAGCGCCATGCGGCAGATCGCCGCCTCCAATCGCTTGACCGACAGCACACGCCAAACGGTGGACAACCTTTTCCCGGAATTCATCACCCTGGGCGCAACCAGGGAAGGCCAGAAGCCCAGCGCTGATGAAGCCGCCTTTTTCGATGCTGCCTTCATGGCCCTGGCTGACATCGTGATAAGCCACCAGCACGCCAACCCTGGCAACACCACATGGCGCGATAAGGCCTTCACCATGCTTCTGGCCGTGCTACCCGGCCCAGCCTGAAGCGTTGCGGAGGTGGCCTCAGCCCCCTTCTCCGCTTTCCGTTGCCACGCACGCACGCAAAAACGCTGCCACAGCGCGGGCACGGTGGCTGAAGGCGTTCTTCCCCTCAGCGGGCATCTCGGCAAAGGTCAGGCCCGCGGCATTGCTGGCCCCCCTGGCGGGTTCATGCAAAGGGATAAACATGGGATCATAACCATGGCCACCGTCACCGCGCGGCGGCCAGCACAGGCGCCCAGGGCAAGCACCCTCCACATGGCGCACCGTGCCGTCAGGCCAGGCCAGGCACAGGGCGACCTTGAAGGTGGCGCGGTCATCAGGCTTGGCGCCAGCAGCCACTTTCGCGGCCATTTCATCATGAACGCGCGCCATGGCTCGCGTGGCGTCACGTTCAGGGCCGCACCAACGGGCTGAATAAATGCCAGGCGCACCATCAAGGGCCTCAACGCACAGCCCTGAATCGTCAGCCAGCGCTGGCAGGCCAGAGGCCTTGGCGGCCGCCAGGGCCTTGATGGCCGCATTCTGGGCGAAGGTGGCGCCGGTCTCCTCAGGCTCTGGCAGGTTCAGCGCAGCTGCGGAGCGCAGCTTAATGCCAGCAGGCGCCAACAAAGCCTGGAACTCCCCAAGCTTGCCCTTATTGTGAGTGGCCATCACCACTTCAGCGCCAAAGGGCAGGCGCCTTGCGGGCTGGTTGGCGCTGGCGTGCTTCACGGTCCCGGTGCTCATAAAATGTGCCCCATATCCGTGCACTGCCCATCCTTGCCTGCCGCCACAGCCTGGCGCTGGGCCTCAAAAAGTTTCGCCATGCCGGAACGCGCTAAGGCCTTAAGATCGCTGAACTGCTCCTCGCTAAAGGGCGCGCCCTCCGCCGTGGCCTGGATCTCCACAATGCCGCCATCGGCGGTCAGGATGAAGTTACAGTCCGCCTCAGCTGCGCTGTCCTCCTGGTAGTCCAGGTCCAGAATAGCCGTGGCTTGCGCTCCCTCGCCCAGCAACCCACAGGAGATGGCCGCGACCTGGCCGCGCAACGCATCCTGGCGCCCCACCTTGGCCAGCGCCAGCGCCAAGGCCACCCACGCCCCCGTGATAG
The sequence above is drawn from the Formicincola oecophyllae genome and encodes:
- a CDS encoding alginate export family protein codes for the protein MKKCGCGKGLKAALRPCLCVLPYVGVALLGLACVPPALAQSAAVGSVLSGYPAAPRVSADKTPDASPLWSAVRHDIKTPHAVGSHVGPDVLRLSGHDVDGHKGPVPLLGGPGGEKPLPDAHWGVGALPENMPATAARPHNAEHGVAEVEEEEEQEEAEADIARDRAMEKREIAEEEAAAKAERLKAQAAAAQPAKDETEVMFVHPHKRSAMPPVMPELPPSERPAEVELYPLTGMSGQPMQVTEEQNRRSPNRHQGNWGAFNFGDGEFAGFGPVGTYGVSPWAEDWSRLCNPKNRKDLLDPLKYVDLGLGGQCNSWVTFSGESRLNNWYQSQPLLGHVGHQGAGQFYVRNLLGADFHFGPHFRVFGQLSNADAGGWNYYGYSAAYRQTLDVQQLFAEIKWNMLGAKTGLMLGRQQFLDAPSWLLYEGVYPGIPQSWNGGRYYMMWNSFRLDFYDFIKTKLNPNSRNHVFGGAFDPKLDLYGITGGWALPRMLPKTQNIRSFLYLYWLGFHYDGTWAKAQGSGAGEQMRQNLALRWYTSAKEWELDMGAVMQRGSYKGENGQRRPVHAYGARIMADWRPAWAPWHSFVGGAAELYSGGRQRRNGAVTDFEAPFSPSGTLIDAGGNFGRSNMYYLAPLLSTVPTSWISLRARLPFMWRQHKSGGLVSAFGPYALPADPILLHKAGRYIGFDPQLEADIQLGQHVKFLIFGGDVRMSKGMRRAGFHDDAWLYSTLDFRF
- a CDS encoding alpha/beta hydrolase is translated as MTSSTPQASFNPPPTTNTDPLPAGVTRKAVTYPNFNGLMTAANLYLPPNFEEMGSYPALVIGGPMGACKEQSGGLYAAKLAAGYVTLTWDPLFQGLSQGEPRHQEIPFFRVADFTYAIDYLEMLPYVAADRLGALGICASGGYVANAALTERRIKAVGTVSGANLGRVLREGNLTPSWALTMLDKIAVDNTAIAQNGGQPRAQDIVPIVPPSVEAAKEQGMGDIDWVQASAYYRQPPHMAAGSPNKLLLISTRSAYGWDAFHLADHLLTQPLHIIVGGVPGLIGSYRDGFTLLDKAASKERAITVMPGVTHVDLYWKEPCISDAVKELASFFNQHLSLGASLVETVEKLF
- a CDS encoding TetR/AcrR family transcriptional regulator, producing the protein MARPRDPQKATTILTQAVEVVAQQGVTASTSTIARKAGVAEGTLFRYFPTKDDLLNALYVHLAGEARAHITSRPGQGARQNLRQAWDDYIAWGLGNLHASSAMRQIAASNRLTDSTRQTVDNLFPEFITLGATREGQKPSADEAAFFDAAFMALADIVISHQHANPGNTTWRDKAFTMLLAVLPGPA
- a CDS encoding non-canonical purine NTP pyrophosphatase, whose protein sequence is MSTGTVKHASANQPARRLPFGAEVVMATHNKGKLGEFQALLAPAGIKLRSAAALNLPEPEETGATFAQNAAIKALAAAKASGLPALADDSGLCVEALDGAPGIYSARWCGPERDATRAMARVHDEMAAKVAAGAKPDDRATFKVALCLAWPDGTVRHVEGACPGRLCWPPRGDGGHGYDPMFIPLHEPARGASNAAGLTFAEMPAEGKNAFSHRARAVAAFLRACVATESGEGG